One Plasmodium coatneyi strain Hackeri chromosome 14, complete sequence genomic window carries:
- a CDS encoding GTP cyclohydrolase I: MFKRGDLNEGKHRGLDDVGAYEQRGCMSSEASVKGAQFVAASGSEDQREGRKCVLTVNPMKTNLGLELFRVQNGEKCNNCGDGDDHYSYTSQDRSSFINKGSELRYNGISIPGKVERMTGDQTNGGVISRLSEEADLGKACQDNAGNSTEAPPGCTICKKAKKGSVNGVRRKVIKRVQKKNQQGSSGDESSSDTNLGDSPPMRSNERNGADTPQKSDKTDGTKKEQIADISKCVNKILRSSNVPKKDILKRTGRRFSDTFLYLTKGYHMKVGKIIKKSLYKRNYKNNSVIKISGIHIYSLCKHHLLPFEGECTIEYVPNKYIMGLSKFSRVIDIFARRLQLQEDLTNDICNALAKYLKPKYLHVNVVARHLCINMRGVKEHDATTVTDAYYEVKNDRHANQGMDGPTCAPFHNGNQLPREDVPLVRR, from the coding sequence ATGTTCAAACGAGGGGACCTCAATGAGGGGAAGCACCGTGGCCTAGATGACGTTGGAGCGTACGAGCAGAGAGGCTGCATGTCGAGTGAAGCATCGGTTAAGGGTGCTCAGTTCGTAGCTGCAAGTGGGAGTGAAGACCAACGAGAGGGCCGCAAATGCGTATTGACTGTTAACCCTATGAAGACCAATTTAGGGCTAGAGTTGTTTAGGGTCCAGAATGGTGAAAAATGCAATAACTGTGGAGATGGGGATGACCATTATTCCTACACAAGTCAGGATAGGTCTAGCTTTATTAACAAGGGTAGTGAATTGCGTTATAATGGTATTAGCATTCCGGGGAAGGTCGAAAGAATGACGGGTGATCAGACTAATGGAGGGGTAATAAGCCGTCTTAGTGAAGAAGCGGATTTGGGGAAGGCCTGCCAAGACAACGCGGGTAACTCCACGGAGGCTCCCCCCGGTTGTACTATCTGtaagaaggcaaaaaagggcTCAGTGAATGGCGTCCGGAGGAAGGTGATCAAAAGGGTGCAGAAGAAGAACCAGCAGGGAAGCAGCGGTGATGAGAGCAGCAGTGACACCAATCTGGGTGACTCCCCCCCCATGCGGAGCAACGAACGCAACGGTGCAGACACACCCCAAAAAAGTGACAAAACGgatggaacaaaaaaggaacaaatagcAGACATAAGTAAATGtgttaacaaaattttaCGATCTTCCAATGTGCCTAAAAAAGACATACTCAAAAGGACGGGTCGAAGATTTTCGGATACCTTCCTCTACTTAACAAAAGGGTACCATATGAAAgtaggaaaaattataaaaaagtcTTTGTACAaaagaaattacaaaaataattccGTCATAAAAATAAGTGGCATTCATATATACTCCTTGTGCAAACATCATTTGTTGCCATTCGAAGGAGAGTGCACCATCGAGTATGTCCCGAATAAATATATCATGGGTCTGTCCAAATTTTCCAGAGTTATAGATATTTTTGCTAGGAGGTTACAACTACAGGAAGATTTAACCAATGACATTTGTAACGCTCTGGCGAAATATTTGAAGCCGAAATATTTGCATGTAAATGTTGTGGCAAGACATTTGTGCATTAATATGAGAGGAGTGAAGGAACACGATGCAACTACTGTGACGGATGCATACTATGAGGTAAAAAATGATAGGCATGCGAATCAAGGCATGGATGGACCTACGTGCGCCCCCTTCCATAATGGGAACCAACTGCCTCGCGAAGATGTGCCGCTCGTGCGAAGGTGA